A segment of the Corallincola holothuriorum genome:
TCTCAATTAGGAAATTTGTTATGTCTAAGATCTTTGACGTTGTAAAGCCTGGTGTTGTTACCGGTGATGATGTTCAGAAAGTATTCGCCATCGCTAAAGAAAACAACTTTGCTCTGCCTGCTGTTAACTGTGTAGGCACAGACTCTGTAAACGGTGTTTTGGAAGCGGCAGCAAAGGTGAAAGCACCTGTTGTTGTTCAGTTCTCTAACGGCGGTGCTGCATTCTTCGCTGGTAAAGGTCTGAAAGCCGAAGGTCAAACAGCGCAAATCTTGGGTGCTATTGCTGGTGCTAAGCACGTTCACCAGATGGCTGAAGCTTACGGTGTTCCAGTTATCCTGCATACTGACCACGCTGCTAAGAAATTGCTGCCTTGGATCGACGGCCTGTTAGATGCTGGCGAGAAGTTCTTCGCAGAAACTGGTAAGCCTCTGTTCAGCTCGCACATGATCGACTTGTCAGAAGAGAGCCTGGAAGAAAACATCGAAACTTGTGCCAAGTACCTTGAGCGCATGAGCAAAATCGGCATGACCCTGGAAATCGAATTGGGTTGTACTGGTGGTGAAGAAGATGGCGTTGATAACTCAGACATGGATACTTCTTTGCTGTATACCCAGCCTTCAGAAGTAGACTATGCCTACGAGAAACTGAACGCAGTTAGCCCACGTTTCACTATCGCAGCGTCTTTCGGTAACGTACACGGTGTATATAAGCCTGGTAACGTTGTTCTGACTCCAACCATCCTGCGTGATTCTCAGGCCTATGTTTCAGAGAAGCATGGTTTGCCTGCTAACTCTTTGAACTTCGTATTCCACGGCGGTTCTGGT
Coding sequences within it:
- the fbaA gene encoding class II fructose-bisphosphate aldolase, translated to MSKIFDVVKPGVVTGDDVQKVFAIAKENNFALPAVNCVGTDSVNGVLEAAAKVKAPVVVQFSNGGAAFFAGKGLKAEGQTAQILGAIAGAKHVHQMAEAYGVPVILHTDHAAKKLLPWIDGLLDAGEKFFAETGKPLFSSHMIDLSEESLEENIETCAKYLERMSKIGMTLEIELGCTGGEEDGVDNSDMDTSLLYTQPSEVDYAYEKLNAVSPRFTIAASFGNVHGVYKPGNVVLTPTILRDSQAYVSEKHGLPANSLNFVFHGGSGSTQEEIQESIGYGVIKMNIDTDTQWATWEGVMDYYKEKEAYLQGQIGNPDGDDSPNKKHYDPRVWLRAGQAGMVTRLEKAFADLNAIDVL